The genomic interval TTGAGTTTTTCTGAATAACCTGTAAAAACGGTGCTGTTTCCGGGAAACAAGTTCTGTTTCGGTTCTCAAATTTATGTTTTAATTTTCTTTTTGACAACTTTTAGTCTATGAAATTTCCATTTCAAAACAAACGGGAAAGTGATATGATAAATCAATTAACTGTAAAACAATATTTTACAAACAAAAGACCCTCCCGAAATTTTTATTTTCAAAGATGCGTTTCGTTTTTCCTTTTATTTCCAATTGGCTATTTTTGCTTTCTTTTATTTGCAAAAAAGAAAATTTGTGTTTATTTTTGTCCTGCTTGAAGCGCCTGCCGCAAGATGCCGCACAGACGCCGCGCAAATACGAAACTTCGGGAATCAGAACCCCGCGTCCTGCTCCCCTATAATATTTAGGTAACCCAAAACAACTCATCATGGATAAAATTGAAAGCGCTTTGACGCGGACAACCGATACCCGGGCCGTGATATTCGGCGTCGGGACACTTCCCCGCGTGTCGGAACTCTTTACGCAACTCTTCCCCGGGAACCGGGCCGTAGTCATTGCCGACCCCAATACGTGGCGTGTGGCCGGCGAGGAGGTGCACCGCCTTCTCGAAGAGGCCGGCATCCCCCAGGATGCCCCCTGCCTGCTCACCGACCCGTCGCTTTACGCCGAATGGCGCTTCATCGAGGAACTTGACGCCCTCCTGGCCGGGACGGATGCCATCCCCGTCGCCGTCGGCTCGGGGGTCATCAACGACCTGACCAAGCTCTCGTCCCACCACAACGGCCGCCGCTACCTGATCGTCGGGACCGCCGCCTCGATGGACGGCTACACTGCCTACGGCGCCTCGATCACCAGGGACGGAAACAAACAGACGTTCGACTGCCCGGCGCCGCTCGGCATGTTGTTCGACCCGTCGATTGCGGCCGCAGCCCCCGCGGAGCTCTCCGCGTCGGGATATGCCGACCTGATCGCCAAGATCCCCGCCGGAGCCGACTGGATGCTGGCCGACGCCGTGGGGTCGGATCCGATCGACCGGTTTGCCTTTCCGCTCGTCCAGGACGACCTTCCGGAGGCGCTGTCCGATCCCGCCGGGGTTCATGCCGGGGATGTCACGAAGGTCGGGCAGCTGGCCGAAGGGTTGATACTGAGCGGTTTTGCCATGCAGGCCGTACAGTCGAGCCGCCCCGCTTCGGGGGCCGAGCACCAGTTCAGCCACCTCTGGGACATGGAGCACCTGCGCTACAACGGCGCTTCGGTCTCCCACGGCTTCAAGGTCGGCATCGGGACGCTGGCCTCCACGGCCTTTTTCGAGATGCTGCTGGAGACACCCGTCGAGCAGCTCGACATCGAGCGTTGCGTCGAGGCATGGCGATCCTGGCCCGAGACCGAATCCGACATCCGGGCCCTGTTCGGCAACGACACCGAACTCGTGGCCCGGGCGTTGAAGGAGACGCGCGACAAATACGTCGGCAAGGAGGGGCTGCGCGAAGAGCTGTCGCGCCTGAAAGCGGCGTGGCCCGAACTGCGGGAGCGCATCCGGCGCCAGATCATCCCCTTCGAGGAGGTGCAGCGGCGGCTGCAGCTCGTCGGAGCGCCCTATGAACCGGAGCAGATCGGGGTCTCCCGGGCGCGCTTCCTCGAAGCGTTCCGGAAAATCCCCTACATGCGGAGCCGCTACTCGGTTGTCGACGTCGCCTTCCGCTGCGGATGGATGGAGGGTTGGCTCGAACGGCTCTTCGGTCCGGGATGTATTTGGAGCATCCACTGACGGATTTGCGGCCGCAGCGTTTTTTTTAGCCGTTTTGCAGCCGTTTTTTCACACGAACGGTCTACCTTTGTAATCCGGAACAGCAACTATTATCACTCAGATGACACCCGAACAGAACAAACGTTTCAAACGCTGGCAAATGCGCACGATCCTCGCCACGATGGTCGGATATGCGCTCTTCTACTTCGTGCGCAAGAACTTCTCGCTGGCGATGCCCGGTCTGGAGGCCGATTTGGGCATCTCGAAGGTCAGCCTCGGCATCTTCCTGACACTCAACGGCATCATCTACGGCGTCTCGCGTTTCGTGAACGGCATCCTGGCCGACCGCATGAACGCCCGCTGGTACATGGCTATCGGACTGGCGCTCTGCGCCCTGGCCAACTTCGCCTTCGGATTCGGCGAGGATATCTCCACCTGGATCACCGGAGAGGAGACCGGCGACCGCTTCACCAATACGATGATCCTCTTCATGGGGATCATGTGGGTGGTGAACGGGCTGCTGCAGGGTTCGGGATTCCCGCCCTGCGCCCGGCTGCTGACCCACTGGATCCCGCCGAAGGAGCTGGCCACGAAGATGTCGCTCTGGAACACCTCGCACTCCATCGGGGCGGGTCTCGTGGTGATCCTCTGCGGCTACATCATGGGGCACCTCGGTCAGAACCTCTCGGCCGATCCTGAAGCCGTGGCACGGATTGCGGCCAATCTGGGGATCGAGAGTTCGGATTCCGAAGGGATGGCCACGGTAATGAGTTTTGCCGCACACTCCGGGGCCTGGCGGTGGTGTTTCTGGGTCCCTTCGGCCATTGCCTTTGCCGGGGCCATCGGACTGGTGGCCTTCCTGCGTGACACCCCGACGTCGGTCGGCCTGCCCGAACTCGAAGGCACCGAAGTCGACAACGGCTCCGCGCAGGGGACCGTCGACCGCAAGGGGGTCGAATACAAGGCCTTCCTGATGAAGCATGTCTTCCGCAATCCGTTGATCTGGATCCTTGGCGCGGCGAACTTCTTCGTCTACGTCGTGCGTTTCTCTGTGCTGGACTGGGGGCCTTCGCTGCTGAGCCAGTCTAAAGGGGTCAGCATGGCACACGCCGGGTGGCTCGTTGCGATGTTCGAGATCGCCGGAATTCTCGGAATGCTCTTCGCCGGCTGGGCCACGGACCGCTGGCTGAAGGGACGAGCTCACCGGACCTGCGTCTTCTGCATGGCCGGAGCGGCCCTCTTCGTCTTCCTCTTCTGGCGTCTGCCGTCCGATGCCCCGATCTGGCTGCTCTTCGCCACGCTCTGCGCCGCCGGGTTCTGCATCTACGGCCCGCAGGCCCTCATCGGAATCGCCGCGGCCAACCAAGCCACGAAAAAGGCCGCCGCAACAGCCAACGGCCTGACCGGACTGTTCGGCTATGCCTCGACGCTCGTTTCGGGCGTGGGACTGGGATTCGTAGCCCAGCACTACGGGTGGAGCTGGGCCTATGTGGGGATTCTCGGCATGGCACTGATCGGCATGGTGATTTTCCTGCTGATGTGGGATGCCCGGGCCGACGGCTACGCCACGGAGTCCGGAGACCGGTAGCCCTTCCGCAGAGCGCAGAGCGGGAAGGCTGCGATTTATGCCGCTGATTTTATATTTACAGAACATAGGATGCGGTTCGGCACAGTCAAACCTGAAAACTCCGTTTTCGTTTGCCTCTGCGCTCACCTTTCACTATATTTACAGAACATAGGATGCGGTTCGGCACAGTCAAACCTGAAAACTCCGTTTTCGTTTGCCTCTGCGCTCACCTTTCACTATATTTACAGAACATAGGATGCGGTTCGGCACAGTCAAACCTGAAAACTCCGTTTTCGTTTGCCTCTGCGCTCACCTTTGCGTATATTTGCCTTTGACAACCTTTTGTTGCACTTTTTAATGACGGAACCATGTTGAGCATCGCCGAACGGCACAAATACATTCTCGACACGCT from uncultured Alistipes sp. carries:
- a CDS encoding MFS transporter, producing MTPEQNKRFKRWQMRTILATMVGYALFYFVRKNFSLAMPGLEADLGISKVSLGIFLTLNGIIYGVSRFVNGILADRMNARWYMAIGLALCALANFAFGFGEDISTWITGEETGDRFTNTMILFMGIMWVVNGLLQGSGFPPCARLLTHWIPPKELATKMSLWNTSHSIGAGLVVILCGYIMGHLGQNLSADPEAVARIAANLGIESSDSEGMATVMSFAAHSGAWRWCFWVPSAIAFAGAIGLVAFLRDTPTSVGLPELEGTEVDNGSAQGTVDRKGVEYKAFLMKHVFRNPLIWILGAANFFVYVVRFSVLDWGPSLLSQSKGVSMAHAGWLVAMFEIAGILGMLFAGWATDRWLKGRAHRTCVFCMAGAALFVFLFWRLPSDAPIWLLFATLCAAGFCIYGPQALIGIAAANQATKKAAATANGLTGLFGYASTLVSGVGLGFVAQHYGWSWAYVGILGMALIGMVIFLLMWDARADGYATESGDR
- a CDS encoding sn-glycerol-1-phosphate dehydrogenase; protein product: MDKIESALTRTTDTRAVIFGVGTLPRVSELFTQLFPGNRAVVIADPNTWRVAGEEVHRLLEEAGIPQDAPCLLTDPSLYAEWRFIEELDALLAGTDAIPVAVGSGVINDLTKLSSHHNGRRYLIVGTAASMDGYTAYGASITRDGNKQTFDCPAPLGMLFDPSIAAAAPAELSASGYADLIAKIPAGADWMLADAVGSDPIDRFAFPLVQDDLPEALSDPAGVHAGDVTKVGQLAEGLILSGFAMQAVQSSRPASGAEHQFSHLWDMEHLRYNGASVSHGFKVGIGTLASTAFFEMLLETPVEQLDIERCVEAWRSWPETESDIRALFGNDTELVARALKETRDKYVGKEGLREELSRLKAAWPELRERIRRQIIPFEEVQRRLQLVGAPYEPEQIGVSRARFLEAFRKIPYMRSRYSVVDVAFRCGWMEGWLERLFGPGCIWSIH